One region of Intestinimonas massiliensis (ex Afouda et al. 2020) genomic DNA includes:
- a CDS encoding M20/M25/M40 family metallo-hydrolase — MINQARVTQTFLDYVQIDSETHFEREMTARLVADLEALGLPVTTDEAGKAAGSDGANVYCHLEGDPNSDCILFSAHMDTVTPGKGVRPQIRDGYIYSDGTTILGADDKSGIAAILEALRTLLESGVPHRPMDILFTIREEGGLNGSANVDYGRLKAKYGVVLDASNDVGKIVSSAPGQIRIYADIYGRKAHAGSDPEKGVSAIQAAAVAVSRMRLQRIDEETTANIGTLSCVGETNVVQDHVTFAAETRSKSPEKRKAQAAHMVACLQEACDALGARLEYRLHHSYQSYGFPDDHPHVRRLMDACRRAGVEPWTTYTGGGTDGNNFNAHGIETVVLACGMEHEHTTQERIAIRNLADASQVVYQLMLPDA; from the coding sequence ATGATCAACCAAGCACGCGTGACACAGACCTTTTTGGACTACGTCCAGATCGACAGCGAGACCCACTTTGAGCGGGAGATGACCGCCCGGCTGGTGGCCGATCTGGAGGCGCTGGGCCTTCCGGTGACCACCGACGAGGCTGGAAAGGCCGCCGGCTCGGACGGAGCCAATGTCTACTGCCACCTGGAGGGGGACCCCAACAGTGACTGCATCCTCTTCAGCGCCCATATGGACACCGTCACTCCCGGCAAGGGGGTCCGGCCTCAGATCCGGGACGGCTATATCTACAGCGACGGCACCACCATCCTGGGGGCCGACGACAAGTCCGGCATCGCCGCCATACTGGAGGCGCTGCGCACGCTGCTGGAGAGCGGCGTCCCCCACCGCCCCATGGACATCCTCTTCACCATCCGGGAGGAGGGCGGCCTCAACGGCTCGGCCAACGTGGACTACGGCCGCCTGAAGGCCAAATACGGCGTGGTGCTGGACGCCAGCAACGACGTGGGTAAGATCGTCTCCAGCGCGCCCGGTCAGATTCGCATTTACGCCGACATCTATGGGCGGAAGGCCCATGCCGGCTCCGACCCGGAGAAGGGGGTCAGCGCCATCCAGGCCGCCGCCGTGGCGGTGAGCCGGATGCGGCTCCAGCGCATTGACGAGGAGACCACCGCCAACATCGGCACGCTCTCCTGCGTGGGGGAGACCAACGTGGTCCAGGACCACGTCACCTTTGCCGCCGAGACCCGCAGCAAAAGCCCGGAGAAGCGGAAGGCCCAGGCCGCCCACATGGTGGCCTGCCTGCAGGAGGCCTGCGACGCCCTCGGGGCCCGGCTGGAGTACCGACTGCACCATAGCTATCAGAGCTACGGCTTCCCGGACGACCACCCCCATGTCCGGCGGCTGATGGACGCCTGCCGCCGGGCCGGCGTCGAACCCTGGACCACCTACACGGGCGGCGGCACCGACGGCAACAACTTTAATGCCCATGGCATCGAGACCGTGGTACTGGCCTGTGGCATGGAGCACGAGCACACCACCCAAGAGCGCATCGCCATCCGGAACCTGGCCGATGCCTCTCAGGTGGTCTATCAGCTCATGCTGCCGGACGCCTGA
- a CDS encoding DUF6514 family protein has translation MRELFVERRTVRGEDGVSHCFDYYVVIGEMEVAEHFSCESYGVKVAEQGGDSAVIPNVTVSISRIDGLMELLTRNTVGPAAVGDVVADWL, from the coding sequence ATGAGGGAGCTGTTTGTAGAGCGCCGAACGGTCCGGGGAGAGGATGGCGTCTCCCACTGCTTTGATTACTATGTTGTAATCGGAGAGATGGAGGTAGCGGAGCATTTTTCCTGTGAGAGCTATGGGGTCAAGGTGGCGGAACAGGGGGGCGACAGCGCCGTCATCCCCAACGTCACGGTCAGCATTTCCCGTATCGACGGACTGATGGAGCTGCTGACGCGCAACACGGTGGGGCCCGCCGCGGTGGGAGACGTGGTGGCCGACTGGCTGTGA